One Triticum dicoccoides isolate Atlit2015 ecotype Zavitan chromosome 3B, WEW_v2.0, whole genome shotgun sequence genomic window, ACAAAGATGACCCATTCTTTTTCGCCCTAAAAACGACAATAGTATGGTACTTTTTCTTCAAATCGAGATTGTGTGGGTGTCCGCTCATGTTCACGTTACATGCTAAATCAGGCTTTCCTTGGAAAAACCAAGGACAACCCCTATCTCAGTCTCCTTTCCTTTCTCTTTTCGGGAGCAGAGCTGAAAAAGATGGACAATAACAATCGCGTAATATCAATTTATCGGCCTTGTCATCGAAAGCGGCTTCCAATTGCTCGGAAATTCTCAGCTATATGGGGGACTTTGATGGTGAGCAAAAAGAATTGATCAAGAAATTGGTAAGCTTTCGCATGATCGATGGTAAAAGAACGAGAGTTCGTGCTATTGTTTATAAAACTTTTCACCGCCTAGCTCGAACTGAACGCGATGTAATAAAACTTATGGTTGACGCCATAGATAATATAAAGCCAATATGCGAAGTGGTCAAAGTAGGAGTCGCAGGTACTATTTATGATGTTCCTGGGATTGTAGCCAGGGATCGTCAACAAACCTTAGCTATTCGTTGGATCCTTGGAGCAGCTTTCAAACGACGTATAAGCTACAGGATAAGCTTAGAGAAATGTTCATTTGCCGAGATACTGGATGCTTACCAAAAGAGGGGAATTTCACGTAAGAGAAGGGAGAATCTTCATGGACTGGCTTCCACCAATCGGAGTTTCACGCATTTCAGATGGTGGTAAAGTGATACCACATAAGGAGCTCTTCCTCATTCAGTCATACTCAACAAAAGTAAGAAATGTTTGACCCGGATCCTTTTTTCATCTTCATATAGAAAGAAAATCGGCCTTCCTCATACTCCCCCATTCATTCATAGAGTTGGAGGAATCCACAAGAGGCCTGCCCATTTATAATTGCATAAAAGAACCATTCTTTTTATGAAAACTCTTGTTCCAACCTCACCTCAGGTCGAATGAATACGAAAGGGGGATCAATCAAATCAATAAGCCATGAATGAAGAAGTAGTGGGCCTTTCGCCTTATTTCGTTTGACTCGTGGAGCTGAGAAATCTACTTCAAAGAGAGGGAAAGAGTGCTAGTCCGAAAGAACAAGCAAGGGATGAGCGCACGGGAGCAAAATCCGTTGCGCCCACGCGCATACGTTTTTTTGCTGGGTAATTTCTCAAAAAGTTTTTGTGTTGTTGATTCCTATTCCTAGGTGTTGTGCTTTTTCCCCTATGCCGCCTATTGGTACTAGTGGAGTAGGATTGGCCTGTAATACAGAACCTATAGGTGGTGTAACCTTTCGCTCAATACTCAAATCTATAATTGAAGCATCTGAGGCTGCATCAATCGAGGATACACGACATAAGGAATTGTTAGATCTCCAAACTGAACTTCGCCTTCACCAAGCGTGGGTTTTCACTGGTCCTAACTAACGGTTGGCAAGCGATCCCCTATTCTGCATCCCGAAGATCAGACGGCCCAGAGCCGGAGCGATCATTCAAGCAAGTTACTCAGCTTGAGTTTTCCAGTCAATCAATAGATTGTGCAGTTTCTTAGTCTTTTGGTCCACGTCTTCATGACTTATAGAAAGGGTTTCTTTCTTTTACAAGATCATGGAAGCTTCAGAAACCATCCGAGATCTTCTGGAAACAAGAAATGTTGCATCAAAGGGTTCAGTGGTCATATCATAGTGAAATCGAGTTTCTTGATTTAGTCAATATCAAATTCCCAACTTAGAAATTCGAAAGGACTAAGATTGTACTTCTTCCTCAAATACTGGGAATGTGGATTCAAGTATGATATCACTATTCCACAGTTCTCAAGAAAATGAATTGAACAAGTTTGATGGCTGGAAGAAGATAGGAAATATTCAAACATGTATTGCATTTCATCGATCTCACCCTTTGTTCAGTGCCGCATAAGTACTGACTTCTTGAATAGATACCGGTATCGGTCATGAAGGCTTCACCCTTCTCAAGTCAAGTGCAGAAGCGAAATCCGTTGAGCAAGAAGCCAGTGATCCCACAACATCAAAGTGATACATATGACATATTGGAAATTAGGCTTAGTTTGTAGCTGTGAATATAGTAATGCACTTATTTATTGATAAATATGTTCTTTCAAGTAGAGCATACTCGGTAGAAAGGAGGTGGCGGAGCTGGGAAGAGGATTAGACTTTATCGATTACTTGGACTTAGAGACCAATTATAGAAAGAAGATAGTAGCTGAGTGAGTTTTATGGATCTAGTTTATGAGCAGCTTAACTAGAAAAGCAAGCAGAAGGAATAGAAGAATGAAATGCAGAAATAGGG contains:
- the LOC119280944 gene encoding ribosomal protein S7, mitochondrial-like — protein: MGDFDGEQKELIKKLVSFRMIDGKRTRVRAIVYKTFHRLARTERDVIKLMVDAIDNIKPICEVVKVGVAGTIYDVPGIVARDRQQTLAIRWILGAAFKRRISYRISLEKCSFAEILDAYQKRGISRKRRENLHGLASTNRSFTHFRWW